A genomic stretch from Sphingorhabdus pulchriflava includes:
- a CDS encoding flagellin: MTAINTNVSALRAQNSSRVASNMLGTAMERLSSGKRINSAKDDAAGLAIATRMDAKVRGLNQAIRNANDGISLAQTAEGAMGEISNILVRMRELSVQAANGTTATSDRAAIQTEVTALLGQVDDIAGRTDFNGTNLFNAAGTFSIQTGVDTGQTVSIAFVSMNATGLGVNGVDMSTTAGASTSMALISTAIDTVATQRANLGAVQNRLDATVNNLTSTATNLSESKSRIADADFSAESTKLAAAQILSQASTAMLAQANQSQQGVLNLLR, encoded by the coding sequence ATGACTGCAATCAATACCAATGTCAGCGCGCTTCGGGCGCAGAATAGCTCGCGGGTTGCGAGCAACATGCTCGGCACCGCAATGGAGCGCCTGTCGAGCGGCAAACGTATCAACAGCGCAAAGGATGATGCTGCGGGCCTCGCTATCGCCACCCGTATGGATGCCAAGGTGCGGGGCCTCAATCAGGCAATCCGCAACGCCAATGACGGTATTTCGCTCGCTCAAACCGCTGAAGGCGCGATGGGCGAAATTTCGAATATCCTCGTCCGGATGCGCGAATTGTCGGTGCAGGCTGCTAACGGCACCACCGCCACCTCCGATCGCGCAGCAATCCAGACCGAAGTAACGGCCCTGCTCGGTCAGGTCGATGATATCGCTGGTCGCACCGATTTCAACGGCACCAACCTGTTTAACGCCGCCGGTACATTCAGCATCCAGACCGGTGTCGACACCGGCCAGACTGTCTCGATTGCCTTTGTGTCGATGAATGCGACGGGGCTTGGCGTCAACGGCGTCGATATGTCGACGACTGCCGGTGCCTCGACTTCGATGGCGCTGATCAGCACGGCAATCGACACGGTTGCAACCCAGCGCGCCAATCTGGGTGCGGTGCAAAACCGCCTTGATGCAACAGTGAACAATCTGACCTCGACAGCAACCAACCTGTCCGAGTCGAAATCGCGCATCGCCGATGCCGATTTTTCGGCTGAATCGACCAAGCTGGCAGCGGCGCAGATCCTCTCACAGGCGTCGACCGCGATGCTGGCGCAGGCGAACCAGAGCCAGCAGGGCGTACTCAACCTGCTTCGCTAA
- the fliE gene encoding flagellar hook-basal body complex protein FliE, whose translation MTVIDQNRLLQMRSAIVAQNQALQRATGLDGTTTTEGVSAPFSQTLSDAVRSINEQQTKASELSAAYERGETHDIVSVMVERQKASLGFEATLQVRNKLLSAYRDIMNMPV comes from the coding sequence ATGACAGTCATCGACCAGAACAGACTTTTGCAAATGCGATCAGCCATCGTCGCCCAAAACCAGGCTCTGCAGCGAGCAACCGGGCTGGATGGTACAACCACGACCGAGGGTGTATCCGCGCCGTTCAGTCAGACACTATCGGACGCTGTGCGTTCGATTAACGAACAGCAGACCAAGGCCTCGGAACTTTCTGCCGCTTATGAGCGGGGCGAGACCCACGACATTGTTAGCGTCATGGTCGAACGGCAAAAGGCTTCGCTCGGGTTCGAAGCGACCCTTCAGGTCCGTAACAAGCTGTTGTCCGCCTATCGCGACATCATGAACATGCCGGTGTAA
- a CDS encoding phosphopantetheine-binding protein, which translates to MPFVPDSVETTIRDLLVDVLGVAPATVAAMTDDTPLFGALPELDSMAVAGLLTEMEDRLDIMIDDDDIDGELFESFGSLVAFAKAKVRE; encoded by the coding sequence ATGCCTTTCGTTCCCGACAGCGTTGAAACCACGATCCGCGATCTGCTCGTCGATGTTCTTGGCGTCGCCCCTGCCACAGTGGCGGCAATGACCGACGATACCCCTCTGTTCGGTGCGCTACCCGAGCTCGACTCGATGGCGGTCGCAGGCCTGCTGACCGAGATGGAAGACCGGCTGGATATTATGATCGACGATGATGATATCGATGGCGAGCTGTTCGAAAGCTTTGGGAGCCTCGTCGCTTTTGCAAAGGCCAAGGTCCGGGAGTGA
- a CDS encoding acyl-CoA ligase (AMP-forming), exosortase A system-associated — translation MTDDLPAFPLDHLALRGVPDAPALRLKDKVYSYQSLNHRIGRLAAILAAQDFTAGDRIATWLPKTELACLMPLAAVRAGLVHVPINPLLKPAQVKHILPDSGAKALLTSAVRAGQLESYLETEHQRHAELVSATISPNQPKRGEEEWTLKQVQGDDLKFVVLDELVVMSAIDQPGDVLPPLPADTDANGLAAILYTSGSTGRPKGVMLSHANLAIGAVSVASYLKLAADDVTLAVLPLSFDYGQNQLLSTWQAGGCVVPLDFLTPRDVIKACARHGVTTLAAVPPLWVQLVEQDWPGEVTTNMRRLTNSGGALTPSLVKALRGIFRAKTDIYAMYGLTEAFRSTYLEPALIDANPTSMGKAIPFAEIMVVAKDGSEAKPEEHGELVHAGPLVAQGYWKDAERTALRYKPAPAFSHYGGMAVWSGDTVWRDADGLLYFVGRDDAMIKTSGNRVSPTEVEEAAIESGLVAEACALGRKDDRLGEAIVLFVRANGAADEAALLAHMKAALPNFMQPADYVWLDEFPKNANGKLDRDGLKDRLAA, via the coding sequence ATGACCGACGATTTGCCAGCCTTTCCGCTCGATCACCTCGCGCTTCGCGGGGTGCCCGACGCACCTGCGCTGCGTCTCAAGGACAAGGTCTATAGTTATCAGTCGTTAAATCATCGTATCGGTCGGCTCGCCGCGATATTGGCCGCCCAAGATTTTACAGCAGGCGACCGGATCGCCACTTGGCTGCCCAAGACCGAACTGGCCTGCCTGATGCCGCTCGCTGCGGTGCGCGCGGGGCTGGTGCATGTGCCGATCAACCCGCTGCTCAAACCCGCACAGGTTAAGCATATCCTGCCGGACAGCGGAGCCAAGGCGCTGCTGACGAGTGCGGTGAGGGCGGGGCAGCTCGAAAGCTACCTTGAAACTGAACACCAACGTCATGCTGAACTTGTTTCAGCAACCATCTCTCCAAACCAACCGAAGAGAGGTGAGGAAGAATGGACCCTGAAACAAGTTCAGGGTGACGACTTAAAATTCGTTGTGCTGGATGAATTGGTAGTGATGTCCGCAATCGACCAACCCGGCGACGTCTTGCCACCACTACCCGCCGATACCGACGCCAACGGCCTTGCCGCGATCCTCTATACCAGCGGCTCGACCGGGCGACCCAAGGGGGTGATGCTCAGCCATGCCAATCTTGCAATCGGCGCGGTCAGTGTGGCGAGCTATCTGAAACTGGCGGCGGATGATGTGACGCTTGCGGTGCTGCCACTCAGCTTTGACTATGGCCAGAACCAGCTGCTTTCAACCTGGCAGGCGGGCGGCTGTGTGGTGCCATTGGACTTTCTTACCCCGCGCGATGTGATCAAGGCTTGCGCACGGCACGGCGTCACCACGCTTGCCGCCGTGCCTCCGCTCTGGGTGCAACTGGTCGAGCAGGATTGGCCCGGGGAAGTCACCACCAACATGCGTCGCCTTACCAACAGCGGCGGCGCGCTCACGCCCTCGCTGGTCAAGGCGCTGCGCGGGATATTCAGAGCAAAGACAGATATTTACGCGATGTACGGGCTGACCGAAGCGTTCCGCTCCACCTATCTCGAGCCTGCGCTGATAGACGCCAATCCAACGAGTATGGGCAAAGCCATTCCCTTTGCCGAAATCATGGTTGTTGCAAAGGATGGCAGCGAGGCCAAGCCGGAAGAACATGGCGAGCTGGTCCATGCCGGGCCGCTGGTCGCACAGGGCTATTGGAAAGATGCGGAGCGCACCGCGCTGCGTTACAAACCCGCGCCAGCCTTCTCCCACTATGGGGGGATGGCGGTCTGGTCTGGAGATACTGTCTGGCGTGATGCGGATGGTCTGCTTTATTTTGTCGGCCGCGACGACGCGATGATCAAGACCAGCGGCAATCGTGTCTCCCCCACCGAAGTCGAAGAAGCCGCCATCGAAAGCGGCTTGGTCGCCGAGGCCTGTGCGCTGGGCCGCAAGGATGATCGGCTGGGCGAGGCAATTGTGCTGTTCGTCCGCGCCAACGGCGCAGCTGATGAGGCGGCACTGCTGGCGCATATGAAGGCCGCACTGCCCAATTTCATGCAGCCCGCAGACTATGTCTGGCTCGACGAATTCCCGAAAAACGCCAATGGCAAGCTGGACAGGGACGGGCTGAAGGATAGGTTGGCCGCATGA
- a CDS encoding flagellar motor switch protein FliG, with amino-acid sequence MDSQVTIGGTSSAAILMLLLEENEASEVLRHLDPEEVRVLGSEMYNAAQADELTVASALGRFVDGSREVSALTPRADRKIRTVMSEALGPARADNLLAGISPQRSREILTMLRWMEVEALSTLLADEHPQVGAVILSALPSEMAAQVLVPIDNERQADLLFRTARLGSISAEAIEDIEAILAQVESARKPSSSFALGGQGDVAKIVNNLPRTVGEGVLRMMRKKDKQLAAAIEDEMFVFEDLNQLEAKSLGAVLRGVEAATLALALKGADSALSDRFLATMSARAAETIRDELTEMAPVKREEVEAARKAIVAIARAMAATGEIMLGGKSDDYV; translated from the coding sequence GTGGATAGTCAGGTCACCATCGGGGGGACGTCTTCGGCCGCCATTCTGATGCTTCTGCTCGAGGAGAACGAAGCCTCCGAAGTCTTGCGTCACCTGGACCCTGAAGAAGTTCGGGTGCTGGGAAGCGAAATGTACAATGCTGCACAAGCGGACGAATTGACAGTAGCCAGCGCCCTGGGTCGCTTTGTCGATGGCAGTCGAGAGGTTTCGGCTCTGACACCCAGAGCGGATCGGAAAATCCGAACCGTTATGTCCGAAGCGCTAGGCCCTGCCCGTGCCGATAATTTGCTGGCTGGAATATCGCCACAGCGCAGCCGTGAAATATTGACGATGCTTCGCTGGATGGAGGTCGAGGCCCTGTCCACCCTTTTAGCCGACGAACATCCTCAGGTCGGTGCCGTTATCCTATCTGCGCTGCCATCCGAAATGGCAGCGCAGGTGCTGGTCCCGATTGACAATGAACGACAGGCTGACCTGCTGTTCCGAACAGCCCGACTTGGAAGTATTAGCGCTGAGGCGATCGAGGATATCGAAGCCATTTTGGCGCAAGTCGAAAGCGCCCGAAAACCAAGCTCTTCGTTCGCTCTTGGCGGGCAAGGCGATGTCGCAAAAATCGTCAACAACCTGCCGCGGACTGTAGGTGAAGGTGTGTTGCGCATGATGCGCAAGAAGGACAAGCAACTGGCAGCTGCCATCGAAGACGAAATGTTTGTCTTCGAAGACCTCAACCAGCTTGAAGCCAAGTCGCTAGGTGCGGTGCTTCGCGGGGTCGAAGCCGCGACTTTGGCCTTGGCACTCAAAGGTGCGGATTCGGCACTGTCCGATCGTTTCCTCGCCACTATGTCCGCGCGCGCCGCTGAAACGATACGCGACGAACTAACCGAAATGGCCCCGGTGAAACGGGAAGAAGTCGAGGCAGCCCGCAAGGCAATTGTCGCCATTGCCCGAGCGATGGCCGCAACTGGTGAAATCATGCTGGGTGGCAAGAGCGACGACTATGTCTGA
- a CDS encoding GNAT family N-acetyltransferase: MAVKCEYHDNFLTAQAAAAGALDREAQPCLFDRLDWLECLHRMALRDKTPALLQAKGGDAQGWMPLMQAESGHLVALANWYNFTWRPIFAGTDSEVERLALLRGLAKLAQKHARRITLSPVPDEDGSTSEIEAAFAATGWSVFRGICDQNHILEVKGRSFDAYWEGRPSRLKNTVKRKGKTGAVTIRIDNEYDPESWRDYERVYARSWKPEEGSPEFLRQIAERESEAGALRLGLAYIEGKPVAAQFWTVENGTALIHKLAHDERHMQASPGTLLSAALFQHVIDVDRVNLIDFGTGNDAYKAEWMDDVRERYRLEMFWPNHPANWPYIAIRKWRAYRASN; this comes from the coding sequence TTGGCAGTTAAGTGTGAATATCACGATAATTTCCTGACTGCGCAAGCCGCCGCTGCAGGCGCGCTTGATCGTGAGGCGCAGCCCTGCCTTTTCGACCGGTTGGACTGGCTCGAATGCCTGCATCGCATGGCGCTGCGCGACAAGACCCCTGCCCTGCTGCAAGCCAAAGGTGGCGACGCACAGGGCTGGATGCCGTTGATGCAGGCTGAAAGCGGACATCTGGTCGCTCTCGCCAACTGGTATAATTTCACGTGGAGGCCAATATTTGCCGGTACCGATAGCGAGGTTGAGCGCCTTGCCCTACTGCGCGGACTAGCAAAGCTGGCGCAAAAACACGCCCGCCGCATCACCCTTTCGCCCGTACCCGACGAAGACGGTAGCACAAGCGAAATCGAAGCGGCCTTTGCCGCCACAGGCTGGTCGGTATTCCGCGGAATCTGCGATCAGAACCATATCCTTGAGGTCAAGGGCCGCAGCTTCGATGCCTATTGGGAAGGCCGCCCCAGCCGCCTGAAAAACACCGTCAAACGCAAGGGCAAGACCGGCGCAGTCACCATCCGCATCGATAACGAATATGACCCGGAAAGCTGGCGTGATTATGAGCGGGTCTATGCGCGCAGCTGGAAGCCCGAAGAGGGCAGCCCCGAATTCCTGCGCCAGATCGCAGAGCGCGAAAGCGAGGCGGGCGCGCTGCGCCTCGGGCTTGCCTATATCGAAGGCAAGCCTGTTGCGGCGCAGTTCTGGACAGTCGAAAACGGTACGGCACTGATCCACAAACTGGCGCATGACGAGCGCCACATGCAGGCCTCACCCGGGACCCTTTTGTCGGCGGCGCTTTTCCAGCATGTGATCGATGTCGACCGTGTCAACTTGATCGATTTCGGCACCGGCAACGATGCCTATAAGGCCGAATGGATGGACGATGTGCGCGAGCGATACCGGCTGGAGATGTTCTGGCCGAACCATCCCGCCAACTGGCCCTACATTGCCATCCGCAAATGGCGCGCCTATCGCGCCTCTAACTGA
- the fliF gene encoding flagellar basal-body MS-ring/collar protein FliF, with translation MAEQEIIPASAPLGSTAIPVVGAAGRFGEIARFIRQPAVARALPALGLLGVAGLAATVWLSLQSPTQAPLYAGLADTDKATVAEALQASGIGYSLDPVSGALSVDIDRLHEAKMMLAGQGLPKAQPSGDAMLAALPMGASRAIEGETLRAAREADLARTIEAIDAVKIARVHLALSEPSVFVRETKPAAASVLLTLQQGRTLGEAQVRSIRHLVASSVPGLSAEQVSVIDQSGALLSGADGSNNALLDLQTRLEARYREALVGLLTPVLGRENFSIEINAEIDPSESQATRESFPEDGRALQREEGSNSRSASPSPVAMGIPGALSNQPPPATTVSATPPDAQNPAIPQNPQGSSEENFARSFENGREISVTHQPQGQLKRLSIAVALRQAKDAKALSEAEIAKIDTLVKGAIGFNAERGDQVAISARPFAEQVAPETAPWDEPWFWPLLRQAGGALAALLIVLMIGLPLRKAMKRRALQAHERAELLQTQLLEATNAPSTKQGAGHASDITLDMIEAAPGYEARAQLVRAFVQQDPERAAHIVRHLMQANGRG, from the coding sequence ATGGCCGAGCAAGAAATCATTCCGGCATCTGCGCCACTCGGGAGCACCGCCATACCTGTTGTCGGGGCAGCGGGCCGCTTCGGAGAAATCGCACGCTTTATACGCCAGCCTGCTGTGGCGCGAGCGCTTCCGGCGCTTGGGTTGCTGGGTGTGGCCGGGCTTGCGGCAACCGTTTGGCTCAGCTTGCAGAGCCCGACTCAGGCTCCACTCTATGCCGGGCTGGCGGATACCGACAAAGCCACCGTCGCGGAAGCGTTGCAGGCGTCCGGCATTGGTTATTCGCTGGACCCGGTAAGCGGTGCGCTTTCGGTCGATATTGACCGTCTGCACGAAGCGAAGATGATGCTCGCTGGGCAAGGTTTGCCCAAGGCACAGCCCAGTGGCGATGCGATGCTCGCTGCCTTGCCTATGGGTGCCAGCCGGGCGATTGAAGGGGAAACCCTTCGCGCCGCACGCGAGGCGGACCTCGCCCGCACCATCGAAGCCATCGACGCCGTAAAGATCGCGCGCGTGCATCTTGCGCTTTCCGAACCCAGCGTATTTGTACGTGAAACCAAACCAGCAGCCGCATCGGTGCTGCTGACACTGCAACAGGGCCGCACTTTGGGCGAAGCGCAGGTGCGTTCAATCCGCCATCTGGTCGCTTCCTCCGTACCCGGTCTTAGTGCCGAGCAAGTTTCGGTCATCGACCAATCGGGTGCTCTATTGTCTGGAGCAGACGGCAGCAACAACGCGTTGCTCGACCTGCAAACGCGGCTCGAAGCGCGATATCGCGAAGCATTGGTCGGTCTGCTGACCCCTGTATTGGGGCGCGAAAACTTTTCGATCGAGATCAATGCCGAAATTGATCCCAGCGAAAGTCAGGCGACGCGCGAGAGTTTTCCTGAAGATGGTCGCGCACTGCAGCGAGAAGAGGGCAGCAACTCGCGCAGTGCCTCTCCCAGTCCTGTAGCCATGGGTATCCCTGGGGCGCTTTCGAATCAGCCCCCGCCAGCTACCACCGTGTCAGCGACACCGCCGGACGCGCAAAATCCGGCCATTCCGCAAAACCCACAGGGATCGAGCGAGGAAAATTTTGCGCGTAGCTTCGAGAACGGTCGAGAAATCTCTGTAACGCACCAGCCGCAAGGCCAGCTCAAGCGGTTGTCGATTGCGGTGGCACTGCGGCAAGCCAAAGATGCCAAGGCCCTTTCCGAAGCCGAAATTGCCAAGATCGATACGCTGGTTAAAGGCGCCATAGGATTTAATGCCGAGCGCGGCGATCAGGTTGCAATTTCCGCGCGCCCCTTTGCCGAACAGGTGGCACCGGAAACCGCGCCTTGGGACGAACCATGGTTCTGGCCACTTCTGAGGCAAGCTGGGGGTGCTCTCGCGGCGTTGCTGATTGTCCTGATGATCGGCCTGCCCTTGCGCAAGGCGATGAAACGCAGAGCATTGCAGGCGCACGAGCGGGCTGAACTGCTTCAGACCCAGCTTCTCGAAGCAACCAATGCGCCCTCCACCAAACAGGGCGCTGGCCACGCATCGGACATCACCCTCGATATGATCGAAGCGGCCCCGGGCTATGAAGCCCGTGCGCAACTGGTGCGCGCTTTTGTCCAGCAAGACCCGGAGCGAGCTGCGCACATAGTCCGTCATTTGATGCAGGCAAACGGACGTGGATAG
- a CDS encoding hydrolase 1, exosortase A system-associated, producing MRRLTGFDCEGAWCAASLDEGDKTAGLLIVSGGNEIRSGAHAGQAALAAHVAALGYPVFRYDRRGIGESEGDNCGFESSAADIAAAVTAFRAQVLHLQHIVAFGNCDAASALALFHQGLPIDRLVLANPWVIETQTDADAPTPPSPAAIRARYWQRLKNPRSLGDLLTGKINLRKLASGIKAAAQNEKPRVLADRLAKALANSSVPATIVLARRDTTAMAFHSAWQSDSFDAVRARDKVTLETFDSASHSFADSDSKLWLCQIIRNALEPTNG from the coding sequence ATGCGGCGGCTGACTGGCTTTGATTGCGAAGGCGCTTGGTGTGCTGCATCGCTGGACGAAGGCGACAAAACTGCAGGTCTGCTGATCGTCAGCGGAGGCAATGAGATCCGCAGCGGCGCGCATGCCGGACAAGCGGCATTGGCTGCGCATGTCGCCGCTTTGGGCTATCCGGTGTTCCGCTATGACCGACGCGGGATTGGCGAGAGCGAAGGCGACAATTGCGGTTTCGAAAGCAGCGCGGCAGATATTGCCGCTGCGGTCACTGCCTTCCGCGCACAAGTACTGCATCTCCAGCATATCGTCGCCTTTGGCAATTGCGATGCCGCAAGTGCTCTTGCGCTATTCCATCAAGGTTTGCCCATCGATCGGCTTGTCCTCGCCAATCCTTGGGTGATTGAAACGCAAACAGACGCAGACGCTCCAACGCCACCGTCACCAGCAGCCATCCGCGCGCGATATTGGCAACGGCTGAAAAATCCCCGCAGTCTGGGCGATCTATTGACAGGCAAAATCAATCTAAGGAAGCTGGCATCCGGCATAAAAGCAGCCGCGCAAAACGAGAAACCGAGGGTTTTAGCAGACCGTCTAGCGAAGGCGCTAGCCAACAGCTCAGTTCCCGCAACCATCGTTCTAGCACGTCGCGACACGACGGCAATGGCATTCCACTCGGCATGGCAGAGCGATAGCTTTGATGCGGTGCGCGCTCGGGATAAAGTAACCCTCGAAACATTCGACAGCGCGTCGCATAGTTTCGCGGATTCCGATTCAAAATTGTGGTTGTGCCAGATAATCAGAAATGCGCTCGAACCCACCAACGGGTAA
- a CDS encoding FliH/SctL family protein — protein MSDTSFQPFLGDQLRTEDNFQLWPDRDEKQLHVSAETIDEYARGMAEGQQLASAAFAEERIRLQKLLASAEALQPVDTDTIRNLLYETIERLVSQIVGQTPTDSEWLMRQIEQAVRAAAQIDSARTIWLHPDDLELLTGFELGIALKTDPMLVPGSLRLETDSGWIEHGRMILLDAMRSELGGGGGK, from the coding sequence ATGTCTGATACCAGTTTTCAGCCCTTTCTTGGAGACCAACTCCGAACGGAAGACAACTTTCAGTTGTGGCCTGACCGCGACGAAAAGCAACTGCATGTAAGTGCCGAAACCATAGACGAATATGCACGCGGAATGGCGGAGGGGCAGCAGTTGGCATCAGCAGCCTTCGCTGAAGAGCGCATCAGACTTCAAAAATTGCTGGCATCGGCCGAAGCATTGCAGCCCGTTGACACGGATACAATTCGCAATTTGCTTTATGAAACCATCGAGCGCCTGGTCAGCCAGATTGTAGGTCAGACACCGACCGACAGCGAATGGCTGATGCGACAGATCGAGCAAGCCGTGCGCGCCGCTGCCCAAATCGATTCTGCTCGTACTATTTGGTTGCACCCCGACGATCTCGAACTGCTTACCGGATTTGAACTTGGTATCGCATTGAAAACCGACCCGATGCTTGTCCCCGGTTCGCTGCGGCTGGAGACCGACTCTGGCTGGATCGAACATGGCCGGATGATCCTGCTGGATGCCATGCGTTCTGAACTGGGCGGCGGGGGTGGCAAGTGA
- a CDS encoding enoyl-CoA hydratase: protein MATHPAVSFAVDGQPEFITYEKREGVAWIMLDRPQYANAQNAGLLDQLDRAFRAATDDPEVKVIVLGGNGKHFSAGHDLGTPDDDSNQTRDRKAIWHDHVGLKGAERQYVLEQDLYLGLCRRWQDIPKPTIAMVQGACIAGGLMLAWVCDMIVASDDAYFQDPVVQMGIPGVEYFAHAFELPPRIAREFLYLGQKMPADRAYQYGMVNRVVARDRLAAEVEGIAHEIAERPRFGLAMVKQAINLVEDQRGKRSAMDSVFHMHHLAHAHMQLTTGSIVGGVGAKDIAKAGRKQT, encoded by the coding sequence ATGGCAACGCATCCAGCAGTTTCATTTGCGGTCGACGGACAGCCGGAATTCATCACGTACGAAAAGCGCGAAGGCGTTGCATGGATCATGCTGGACCGGCCACAATATGCTAACGCCCAAAATGCTGGACTGCTCGACCAGCTTGATCGGGCATTCCGGGCGGCAACTGATGACCCGGAAGTCAAAGTCATCGTGCTGGGCGGGAATGGCAAGCATTTCTCGGCAGGCCATGATCTGGGTACGCCAGACGACGATTCAAACCAGACCCGCGACCGCAAAGCGATTTGGCACGACCATGTCGGCCTAAAAGGGGCAGAGCGGCAATATGTCCTTGAACAGGATCTCTATCTTGGCCTGTGCCGCCGCTGGCAGGACATCCCCAAACCGACCATCGCGATGGTACAGGGTGCCTGCATCGCAGGCGGTCTGATGCTCGCATGGGTGTGCGACATGATCGTCGCATCAGATGATGCCTATTTTCAGGACCCGGTCGTCCAAATGGGCATCCCTGGCGTTGAATATTTCGCGCATGCATTCGAACTGCCCCCGCGAATTGCGCGCGAGTTTCTGTATCTGGGCCAGAAAATGCCCGCCGACCGTGCCTATCAATATGGCATGGTCAACCGCGTGGTCGCCCGGGACCGTCTGGCGGCAGAGGTTGAAGGCATCGCACACGAAATCGCCGAGCGCCCGCGCTTCGGTCTCGCCATGGTCAAACAGGCCATCAATCTGGTCGAGGATCAGCGCGGCAAAAGGTCAGCGATGGACAGCGTCTTTCACATGCACCACCTTGCCCATGCGCATATGCAATTGACTACAGGCAGCATAGTCGGCGGTGTCGGTGCGAAAGATATCGCAAAGGCCGGTCGAAAGCAGACTTGA